A part of Silvimonas soli genomic DNA contains:
- a CDS encoding uracil-xanthine permease family protein — MFSTVKQFISGAQILFVAFGALVLVPLLTGLNPAMALLGAGVGTLMFQLLTGRQVPIFLGSSFAFIGPIIFAMQTWGQAATQFGLFFAGFMYFVVAAIIKWRGMSLINRLLPPVVIGPVIMVIGLSVAVAASGMAMGQGGGKQLVEYGPSMLLAAISLATTIIVAVFAGGLLRLVPILSGVIVGYVVAAFMGIVNFGGIAAAPWFAMPHFVSPEVNWAAALFMLPVAIAPAIEHIGAVMAVGKVTGNDYTTKPGLHRTLTGDGLGVCFAGLIGGPPITTYSEVTGALMITRNFNPVIMTYAAVLAVILAFFGKFNAILQSIPLPVMGGIMVLLFGTIASIGLKTLIDAKVDLMAPRNLVIVAVILTCGIGGLTLKLGGLNLAGVGLVSILAIVLNLILPQDKQRDGIVEGQDI; from the coding sequence ATGTTTTCAACCGTAAAACAGTTCATATCGGGCGCGCAGATTCTGTTCGTCGCCTTCGGCGCGCTCGTGCTGGTGCCGTTACTCACCGGACTTAACCCGGCCATGGCGCTGCTTGGCGCTGGCGTGGGCACGCTGATGTTCCAGTTGCTTACCGGGCGGCAAGTGCCGATTTTTCTGGGTTCATCGTTCGCATTTATCGGCCCGATCATTTTTGCCATGCAAACCTGGGGTCAGGCCGCCACTCAATTCGGTCTGTTCTTTGCCGGGTTTATGTACTTTGTGGTTGCCGCCATCATCAAGTGGCGCGGCATGTCGTTGATTAACCGCCTGTTGCCGCCGGTGGTGATCGGCCCGGTGATCATGGTGATCGGTTTGTCGGTCGCCGTTGCTGCATCCGGCATGGCCATGGGGCAGGGTGGTGGCAAGCAACTGGTGGAATACGGCCCATCGATGTTGCTGGCAGCGATTTCTCTGGCAACGACCATTATCGTGGCTGTGTTTGCCGGTGGCCTGTTGCGGCTGGTGCCGATTTTGTCGGGCGTGATCGTGGGTTATGTCGTCGCCGCGTTTATGGGGATCGTGAATTTCGGCGGTATTGCAGCGGCACCGTGGTTTGCCATGCCGCACTTTGTTTCGCCAGAAGTGAACTGGGCGGCGGCTCTGTTTATGTTGCCAGTAGCGATTGCTCCGGCCATTGAGCATATCGGCGCGGTCATGGCGGTTGGCAAGGTCACGGGTAACGACTACACCACCAAACCTGGTTTGCATCGCACCCTGACCGGCGACGGCCTGGGCGTGTGCTTTGCCGGTCTGATCGGTGGCCCTCCGATCACCACGTATTCCGAAGTCACCGGCGCGCTGATGATTACGCGCAACTTCAACCCGGTGATCATGACCTACGCCGCTGTGTTGGCCGTAATCCTGGCGTTCTTTGGCAAGTTCAACGCCATCCTGCAATCGATTCCGCTGCCAGTGATGGGCGGGATCATGGTGCTATTGTTCGGCACTATCGCCAGCATTGGCCTGAAAACGCTGATCGACGCCAAGGTAGACCTGATGGCCCCGCGCAATCTGGTGATCGTCGCGGTTATCCTGACTTGCGGTATTGGTGGCCTGACATTGAAGCTGGGTGGTTTGAATCTGGCTGGCGTGGGCTTGGTCAGTATCCTGGCGATTGTGCTTAACCTGATCCTGCCGCAAGACAAGCAGCGCGACGGCATTGTGGAAGGGCAGGATATCTAA
- the upp gene encoding uracil phosphoribosyltransferase — translation MQLTVVDHPLVQHKLALLRAEDTSTNKFRLLTEELARLLAYEATRDLQLEPKTIQGWCGPIAVQQIKGKKLTVVPILRAGIGMLNGVLDLVPSAKISVVGLARNEETLQPEPYFEKFVGDLHDRLALIIDPMLATGGSLVATIEMLKRKGCKEIKAIVMVAAPEGVKLVNESHPDVQIYAAALDSHLNEHGYIIPGLGDAGDKIFGTVHKS, via the coding sequence ATGCAACTCACCGTCGTTGACCACCCGTTGGTGCAACACAAACTTGCCCTTCTGCGTGCGGAGGACACCAGTACCAATAAATTCCGGCTGCTAACTGAAGAACTGGCGCGTTTGCTGGCGTACGAAGCCACGCGCGATCTGCAACTGGAGCCTAAAACCATTCAGGGTTGGTGTGGCCCGATTGCCGTGCAACAGATCAAGGGCAAGAAGCTGACCGTGGTGCCGATTCTGCGTGCGGGTATCGGCATGCTCAATGGCGTGCTGGATCTGGTGCCGTCGGCCAAGATCAGCGTGGTTGGTCTGGCGCGTAATGAAGAAACGCTACAGCCCGAACCGTATTTCGAGAAGTTCGTTGGCGACTTGCATGATCGTCTGGCACTGATCATTGACCCGATGCTGGCGACAGGTGGCTCGCTGGTGGCAACCATTGAGATGCTCAAGCGCAAAGGCTGTAAAGAGATCAAGGCGATTGTGATGGTCGCCGCGCCGGAAGGTGTCAAGCTGGTGAACGAATCTCATCCAGACGTGCAGATTTATGCTGCAGCGCTCGATAGCCACCTGAACGAGCACGGATATATCATCCCCGGGTTGGGCGATGCCGGTGACAAGATTTTCGGTACTGTGCACAAGTCGTAA
- a CDS encoding TonB-dependent siderophore receptor — MPRHTLRLRPLAFAIAALCAVPHAFAEDAAVLSNVDVTATAQPQSTLESYRVQSTSNGALGDQAIRDTPFSVTAVSAAQIQNQQSSQISEAFKNDASVTSIGNSYAGENSAISVRGMQIDTLNGIKIDGLGAPAWGSDLPLEVFDQVQLLKGLSGFMYGFGAPGGILNYVLKRPTNAPYASVTAGFESDGVFKAAADLGGRFGNDNRFGYRLNAVQEQGDTAVDEGYVKRTTASIAADMRITPDVVWSVDALYNKRRVDGAYYGAILAQDYGLTVAEPVKIPSALDGSQRLASPFTYYETSYKVAGTDLTWAINPQWDARLSYRYAKQDRLNRDSAIFLTDNSGGYSELQWGGYSVYDYQTAQALLNGHLQTGSIKHELVFGVSWQDQKEDYPDNFASTELGSGNIYNMTVFPNPNTNYDNGTYLSSKTTQKAVFASDTVKFNDQWSTILGLRYNDYSQTGYDMAGAVTAKYDRSPVTPTIALIYKPVEPVSVYGSYVESLEQGGTAPAYASNPNAIMPPLKSKQYEVGVKAEYQTWGASAALFRVNRGLEYVNSNATFVQNGETRYQGLELNGSTILAKNWTLTGSTMWLDASNVNASADINGKRAYGAPRFQASAGVEYAVPQIDRLALTAGAQYVGDRALEADNSNIAPSYTLFDLGARYVTHWNTQKVTLRLNLDNVTNEKYWLTSWGFILNQGTPRMLKASAQLEF, encoded by the coding sequence ATGCCTCGCCATACACTTCGTTTGCGTCCGCTGGCTTTTGCAATTGCGGCTTTGTGCGCTGTTCCGCATGCTTTCGCCGAAGATGCCGCCGTATTGTCCAATGTGGATGTCACCGCAACCGCGCAACCGCAATCTACCCTGGAAAGCTATCGGGTGCAGTCCACCAGCAATGGCGCGCTGGGTGATCAAGCTATCCGCGACACGCCGTTTTCAGTCACGGCAGTGAGTGCGGCGCAAATCCAGAATCAGCAATCTTCGCAAATCTCTGAAGCGTTCAAAAACGACGCCAGCGTGACCAGCATTGGCAACAGCTATGCGGGCGAAAACAGCGCCATCAGCGTGCGCGGCATGCAGATCGATACGTTGAATGGCATCAAGATTGATGGCCTGGGCGCACCGGCGTGGGGTAGTGACCTGCCGCTGGAAGTGTTCGACCAAGTGCAATTGCTCAAGGGCCTGTCTGGCTTTATGTATGGCTTTGGCGCGCCGGGCGGCATTCTCAATTACGTACTCAAGCGGCCGACCAACGCGCCGTACGCCAGCGTCACTGCCGGTTTTGAGAGCGATGGCGTATTCAAGGCTGCGGCTGATCTGGGCGGGCGCTTTGGTAATGACAACCGCTTTGGTTATCGCCTGAATGCCGTGCAGGAGCAGGGCGATACGGCGGTGGACGAGGGCTATGTCAAACGCACTACCGCTTCGATTGCAGCAGACATGCGCATCACGCCGGATGTGGTGTGGTCGGTGGATGCGCTGTACAACAAACGTCGCGTCGATGGCGCGTATTACGGTGCCATCCTGGCGCAGGATTACGGCCTGACCGTGGCTGAACCGGTGAAGATTCCGTCCGCGCTGGATGGCAGCCAGCGCCTGGCATCCCCGTTCACTTATTACGAAACCAGCTACAAAGTCGCCGGTACCGATCTGACTTGGGCGATTAATCCGCAATGGGACGCCCGGCTGTCGTATCGCTACGCCAAACAGGATCGGCTAAACCGCGATAGTGCCATTTTCCTGACCGATAACAGCGGCGGCTATTCCGAGCTGCAGTGGGGCGGCTATTCGGTTTACGACTATCAGACTGCGCAAGCATTGCTCAACGGCCATCTGCAGACTGGTTCCATCAAGCATGAACTGGTGTTTGGCGTGTCTTGGCAAGATCAGAAAGAAGACTATCCGGACAATTTTGCTTCGACTGAACTTGGCAGCGGCAACATCTACAACATGACGGTGTTTCCCAACCCCAACACCAATTACGACAATGGAACTTATCTGAGTTCCAAAACGACGCAGAAAGCCGTCTTTGCCAGTGACACGGTGAAGTTCAACGACCAGTGGTCTACCATTCTGGGCCTGCGTTACAACGATTATTCCCAGACCGGCTACGACATGGCCGGTGCGGTGACGGCCAAATATGACCGCTCGCCAGTCACGCCCACGATTGCGTTGATCTACAAGCCGGTTGAGCCTGTCTCTGTTTACGGCAGCTATGTGGAATCGCTGGAACAGGGCGGCACCGCACCGGCGTATGCCAGCAACCCCAACGCCATCATGCCGCCACTCAAAAGCAAGCAGTACGAAGTGGGCGTGAAGGCGGAATACCAGACTTGGGGTGCGTCTGCCGCTTTGTTCCGGGTGAATCGCGGTCTTGAATATGTGAATTCCAATGCCACGTTCGTGCAAAACGGCGAAACCCGCTATCAAGGGCTGGAACTGAACGGCTCTACCATACTTGCCAAAAACTGGACGCTGACCGGCAGCACCATGTGGCTGGATGCCAGCAATGTGAATGCGTCGGCTGATATCAATGGCAAACGGGCTTATGGCGCACCACGCTTCCAGGCTAGTGCCGGCGTTGAATATGCGGTGCCGCAAATCGACCGCCTGGCACTAACTGCGGGCGCGCAGTATGTGGGTGACCGTGCGCTGGAAGCGGACAACAGCAACATTGCGCCGTCATATACCTTGTTTGATCTGGGCGCGCGCTATGTGACGCACTGGAATACCCAGAAAGTGACGCTGCGTTTGAATCTGGACAACGTGACCAACGAGAAATACTGGCTGACTAGCTGGGGCTTTATCCTGAACCAGGGGACACCTCGGATGCTGAAGGCTTCGGCGCAACTGGAATTCTAA
- a CDS encoding error-prone DNA polymerase, with the protein MDSLDKSADSGGVMAALPDYAELHCLSNFSFQRGASHPRELVERARVLGYRALAITDECSLAGVVRAWQEVNAHKGIPLQLLIGSEFTLDDGLKLVLIAPDRQAYGDLSELITVGRRAAGKGEYRLTREDVAAFAHRLLALWVPSAQPDTNDADWFRSLFEDRVWIAVELLQGPDDKARLAQLRWLSEYAGLPCVAAGDVHMHVRSRRALQDVMTALRVHKPVAECGHALFPNGERHLRSRLRLSMVYPADMLAETLQIAQRCTFDLGDLRYEYPDELVPDGMTPAGYLKALTWEGLVERYPQGVPDAVSEQVDRELALIGRKQYEPYFLTVHDIVRYARSQDILCQGRGSAANSAVCFALGITEVDPARANCLFERFISEERNEPPDIDVDFEHDRREQVMQYLYKKYTRERAALTATVITYRPKSTLRDLGRALGLATDQLDRLSRNLSWWDQREELPLRLVEAGLDPESRPVKLLLALTDDLLGFPRHLSQHVGGFLISRGPISRMVPIENAAMPDRTIVQWDKDDLDAMGLLKVDVLALGMLSALRRSLNLVNAIRGSNWRLATIPAEDSKVYQMMSRADTIGVFQIESRAQMSMLPRLKPEKFYDLVIEVAIVRPGPIQGGMVHPYLRRRQKLEPIEKMSPEVDKVLGRTFGVPIFQEQVMQLAQVAAGFSAGEADELRRAMAAWKRTGKLKLYEQKLKEGLIKYGQTAEFADRLYNQIKGFSEYGFPESHAASFALLVYASAWLKFYEPAVFLCSMLNSLPMGFYSASQLIQDAQRHGIEVRPVDVQHSDWDCTLEDIERPQAAVRLGMRQIKGLSELAVAQLAALRPPGGFESVAQVQKLLELDTRDMTALTEGGAFETLAGHRRQVWWHASAIDTTHDLAWSESDGILPELDPASLGQDIAADYRRLRLSLRAHPLSLLRERLRRDKLLNAAELKRVPHGLRVKVCGIVVGRQRPGTANGVVFVTLEDETGNTNVVVWEKVASLYRKPLLGSRLMVVYGQVQHVEGVLHLVAHKLEDRTELLGELLTRSRDFH; encoded by the coding sequence ATGGATTCTTTGGATAAATCCGCCGACTCCGGTGGTGTGATGGCCGCGTTGCCAGACTATGCAGAACTGCATTGTCTTTCCAATTTCTCGTTCCAGCGGGGAGCTTCACATCCACGTGAACTGGTTGAGCGTGCACGAGTATTGGGATATCGAGCACTGGCAATTACCGATGAGTGCTCCCTCGCCGGTGTTGTGCGGGCGTGGCAAGAGGTGAATGCCCACAAAGGCATTCCCTTGCAACTGCTGATTGGCTCTGAATTTACGCTGGATGATGGATTGAAATTGGTCTTGATTGCGCCGGACAGGCAGGCTTATGGCGATCTATCTGAACTGATTACGGTGGGCCGAAGGGCCGCTGGGAAAGGGGAGTACCGACTGACACGTGAGGATGTGGCTGCCTTTGCACATCGTCTGCTCGCTTTATGGGTGCCGTCTGCGCAGCCAGATACCAATGATGCGGACTGGTTCCGGTCTCTGTTTGAAGATCGTGTCTGGATCGCCGTTGAGTTGCTGCAAGGGCCAGATGATAAAGCTCGCCTGGCGCAGTTGCGCTGGTTATCTGAATACGCGGGCTTGCCTTGTGTTGCCGCAGGTGACGTGCACATGCACGTGCGTTCTCGTCGGGCGTTGCAGGATGTAATGACTGCTTTACGGGTGCATAAACCGGTCGCCGAGTGCGGTCACGCGTTGTTTCCCAACGGTGAACGCCATTTACGCAGTCGCCTGCGCTTGTCCATGGTTTATCCGGCAGACATGCTTGCCGAGACACTGCAGATCGCTCAACGCTGTACGTTTGATCTGGGTGACTTGCGTTATGAATATCCGGATGAACTGGTGCCGGACGGTATGACGCCGGCGGGATACCTGAAGGCGTTGACGTGGGAAGGACTGGTCGAGCGTTACCCGCAGGGCGTGCCTGATGCTGTGTCTGAACAGGTTGACCGTGAGTTGGCGCTAATTGGCCGCAAGCAATATGAGCCGTATTTTCTCACAGTGCATGACATCGTCAGATACGCCCGCAGCCAGGACATTCTCTGCCAGGGCCGCGGATCGGCAGCAAACTCGGCAGTCTGCTTTGCCCTTGGTATTACTGAAGTAGATCCGGCACGTGCCAATTGTTTGTTCGAACGTTTTATCTCGGAAGAGCGTAACGAGCCGCCTGATATCGATGTCGATTTTGAACATGATCGACGCGAACAGGTGATGCAGTATCTCTATAAAAAATATACTCGTGAGCGGGCCGCTCTGACGGCTACGGTTATTACTTATCGCCCGAAGTCCACTTTGCGCGATTTAGGGCGCGCGCTGGGCTTGGCAACAGATCAACTGGATCGCCTGTCGCGAAATCTGTCCTGGTGGGATCAGCGAGAGGAGTTGCCACTACGGCTGGTGGAAGCTGGTCTTGACCCGGAAAGCCGACCGGTGAAGTTATTGCTGGCGTTGACCGATGATTTACTTGGGTTCCCGCGTCATTTATCACAGCATGTGGGCGGGTTTCTCATCTCGCGTGGGCCAATCAGCCGCATGGTGCCAATTGAAAATGCGGCCATGCCAGATCGAACCATAGTGCAGTGGGATAAAGACGATCTGGATGCAATGGGGTTGCTGAAAGTAGATGTACTTGCACTCGGCATGCTTTCGGCATTGCGCCGTTCGCTCAATCTGGTTAATGCCATTCGTGGCAGTAACTGGAGGCTAGCCACCATCCCGGCGGAAGACTCCAAGGTTTACCAAATGATGAGTCGGGCCGACACCATTGGCGTGTTTCAGATTGAATCCAGGGCGCAGATGTCGATGCTACCCAGGCTCAAACCCGAGAAATTTTATGATTTGGTGATTGAAGTCGCGATTGTGAGACCAGGGCCGATTCAAGGTGGCATGGTGCATCCCTATTTGCGCCGCCGCCAAAAACTGGAACCGATTGAGAAGATGAGCCCGGAAGTTGACAAGGTGTTGGGGCGAACATTTGGTGTGCCGATTTTTCAGGAACAAGTCATGCAACTGGCGCAGGTTGCAGCTGGGTTTTCTGCGGGGGAGGCTGATGAATTACGAAGGGCGATGGCGGCGTGGAAACGTACTGGGAAACTAAAGTTATACGAACAGAAGTTAAAAGAGGGCTTGATTAAGTACGGGCAAACTGCCGAATTTGCTGACCGTCTCTACAACCAGATCAAAGGCTTCTCCGAATACGGCTTCCCCGAATCCCACGCCGCCAGTTTTGCCTTGCTGGTCTATGCCTCGGCTTGGCTCAAGTTCTATGAACCGGCGGTGTTTTTGTGCAGCATGCTCAACTCGCTGCCGATGGGTTTTTACAGTGCCTCGCAACTGATCCAGGACGCGCAGCGCCACGGCATTGAGGTTCGCCCGGTGGATGTGCAACACAGCGATTGGGACTGCACGCTGGAAGACATCGAACGTCCGCAAGCCGCTGTGCGGCTGGGGATGCGGCAGATCAAAGGTTTGAGCGAGTTGGCGGTAGCGCAATTAGCGGCTCTGCGTCCGCCGGGCGGGTTTGAATCGGTGGCACAAGTGCAAAAACTGCTGGAGCTGGATACGCGGGATATGACCGCGCTCACCGAGGGCGGGGCGTTTGAAACCTTGGCGGGGCATCGTCGCCAGGTGTGGTGGCACGCCAGCGCCATTGATACCACGCACGATCTGGCCTGGTCGGAGAGTGACGGCATTCTGCCGGAGCTAGACCCGGCCAGCCTGGGGCAGGATATTGCTGCGGACTACCGTCGTCTGCGTTTGTCATTGCGAGCGCACCCACTGTCTTTGCTGCGCGAACGTTTACGCCGCGACAAACTGCTTAACGCGGCTGAATTGAAGCGCGTGCCTCATGGGTTGCGCGTCAAAGTGTGCGGCATTGTGGTTGGGCGGCAGCGGCCAGGTACCGCAAACGGTGTGGTGTTCGTGACGCTGGAAGATGAAACCGGCAACACCAATGTGGTGGTTTGGGAAAAGGTGGCTTCCCTCTATCGTAAGCCACTGTTGGGGTCGCGCTTGATGGTGGTATATGGGCAGGTACAGCACGTTGAGGGTGTGTTGCATCTGGTCGCCCACAAACTTGAAGATCGAACCGAATTGCTCGGTGAGTTATTAACGCGCAGCCGAGATTTTCATTGA
- a CDS encoding PepSY-associated TM helix domain-containing protein: MRLPEMPSPSSATLRLFQSLHTWTGLLAGFALFVAFYAGAITVFQDDIAIWQNPANRSHHVETPAEGQLLIDRVIAAHPDAKARLSLQLPTETGSRYVAWWFDTAKKDWQSATLAHMDGTAKPESDLTSFINAVHYSLGIPVGGIYFMGVVSVLYCLALVSGLLIHLPRLSKDLLALRAGKNLKRLWQDAHNLIGVFSLPFHIIFATTAAVFCLYGLLLTGFDTLAYGGKLMGKINGALDVTTETPAANKSAVMLPLPELLERARQQAPDFEASALTLLNYGDANAEAAVRGNSERSLAPYGNIGVHLADGHILDTQIAGERDINHATMSGAYSLHFGSFGHYAVKWLYFVLGLMGAFLFYSGNLLWVESRRKSRQEQQGRAPYHMAQATIGVCIGTCVAISGAFVAAQLGAALNLDVPLLEREVCYGLFFCALLFAFTRPPIVAAVHLLRAAALMTFCIPLANGLLTGDYLLITPWRGDWQIFGVDAIALLMGGGFLWLARLTRRRQQAGQANSVWAMTSAPPRRVPAINTA, translated from the coding sequence ATGCGCTTGCCTGAAATGCCGTCGCCATCTTCCGCTACGTTACGTCTCTTTCAAAGCCTGCACACCTGGACCGGCTTGCTGGCTGGCTTTGCCTTGTTTGTGGCGTTTTATGCCGGTGCCATTACGGTGTTCCAGGACGACATTGCTATCTGGCAGAACCCAGCCAACCGTAGCCACCATGTCGAAACACCAGCCGAAGGGCAGTTGCTGATCGATCGCGTGATTGCAGCGCACCCCGATGCCAAAGCTCGTTTGAGTCTGCAACTGCCTACGGAAACCGGTTCACGTTATGTGGCGTGGTGGTTCGATACCGCCAAAAAAGACTGGCAAAGCGCCACGTTGGCTCATATGGATGGCACTGCCAAGCCTGAGTCCGACCTGACCAGCTTTATCAATGCAGTGCATTACTCGCTGGGTATTCCGGTTGGCGGGATTTATTTCATGGGCGTGGTCAGCGTGTTGTACTGCCTGGCGCTGGTGTCGGGTCTGCTGATTCATTTGCCACGGTTGAGCAAAGATTTGCTGGCCTTGCGTGCAGGCAAGAATCTGAAACGATTGTGGCAAGACGCGCACAACCTGATTGGTGTATTCAGCCTGCCGTTTCATATCATTTTTGCCACTACCGCAGCGGTGTTCTGCCTGTACGGCTTGCTGCTGACCGGGTTTGATACGTTGGCTTATGGCGGCAAATTGATGGGCAAGATCAATGGCGCACTGGACGTGACCACTGAGACACCTGCAGCCAACAAATCCGCCGTCATGTTGCCCTTGCCCGAGTTGCTGGAGCGTGCGCGCCAACAAGCGCCGGATTTTGAAGCCAGCGCGCTGACGCTGCTCAATTATGGCGACGCCAATGCCGAAGCGGCTGTGCGCGGTAACTCCGAACGCTCGCTGGCGCCGTACGGCAACATCGGCGTGCATCTAGCGGACGGGCATATTCTGGACACCCAGATTGCCGGTGAACGAGACATCAACCACGCCACCATGAGCGGCGCATACAGCCTGCACTTTGGCAGCTTTGGTCATTACGCGGTGAAGTGGCTGTACTTCGTGCTGGGGCTGATGGGCGCGTTTTTGTTTTATTCCGGCAATTTGCTGTGGGTGGAATCGCGCCGCAAATCGCGCCAGGAACAGCAGGGGCGGGCGCCATATCACATGGCGCAGGCCACGATAGGCGTATGCATCGGTACTTGCGTAGCGATATCGGGTGCGTTTGTGGCGGCGCAACTGGGCGCGGCACTGAATCTGGATGTCCCGCTGTTAGAACGCGAAGTTTGCTACGGCCTATTCTTCTGCGCGCTGCTCTTTGCTTTTACCCGCCCACCCATCGTCGCCGCCGTGCATCTGCTGCGCGCTGCTGCGTTGATGACCTTCTGCATTCCGCTGGCCAATGGCCTGCTAACGGGTGATTACCTGCTGATCACCCCATGGCGTGGCGATTGGCAAATCTTTGGTGTCGATGCCATTGCGCTGCTCATGGGCGGAGGTTTTCTCTGGTTGGCGCGTCTGACCCGGCGCCGTCAGCAAGCAGGCCAAGCCAACAGCGTCTGGGCCATGACTTCTGCGCCGCCGCGCCGCGTTCCAGCCATCAATACCGCATAA